In Sardina pilchardus chromosome 10, fSarPil1.1, whole genome shotgun sequence, one genomic interval encodes:
- the prpf18 gene encoding pre-mRNA-splicing factor 18 isoform X2: MDILKAEIARKRKVMEEKHLVDDSKKYFKRADLARKEEEEYYKRCGYKPEEKKEEAKPSSSTNPVLELELTEEKLPMSLSRQEVIRRLRERGEPVRLFGESDYEAFQRLRKIEILAPEVNKGLRNDLKAAMDKIDQQYLNEVVGGQEAGEVDTQHDLKVHEENTTIEELQALGESLGTGDDNGDQDVIHKVLRFLLGVWAKDLNSREDHVKRSVQGKLASATQSQTESYLKPLFRKLRKKTLPADIKESITDIIKFMLQREYVKANDAYLQMAIGNAPWPIGVTMVGIHARTGREKIFSKHVAHVLNDETQRKYIQGMKRLMTICQKHFSTDPSKCVEYKAL; encoded by the exons ATGGATATCCTTAAAGCCGAAATCGCAAGGAAGAGGAAGGTGATGGAAGAGAAACACCTTGTAGAT GATTCCAAAAAATACTTCAAGCGAGCTGATCTTGCacggaaggaggaggaagagtattACAAAAGATGTGGTTACAAG CCagaggagaaaaaggaagagGCGAAGCCATCCAGTTCAACCAATCCCGTGCTCGAGCTGGAGCTGACGGAGGAGAAACTTCCGATGTCCCTCTCTCGACAGGAG GTGATCCGCCGGCTTCGGGAGCGTGGAGAGCCTGTCCGGCTGTTTGGCGAGTCCGACTATGAAGCCTTCCAGAGGCTGAGGAAAATTGAGATCCTCGCACCAGAAGTCAACAAG ggctTGAGGAATGACCTGAAGGCTGCCATGGACAAGATTGACCAGCAGTACCTCAATGAGGTTGTGGGAGGACAAGAGGCCGGTGAGGTCGACACACAGCACGACCTGAAAGTGCACGAAGAGAACACCACCATagaggaactgcag GCATTGGGAGAGTCCTTGGGCACTGGAGATGACAATGGTGACCAGGACGTCATTCACAAAGTCTTGAGG ttCTTGTTAGGTGTGTGGGCTAAGGACCTGAATTCAAGAGAGGATCATGTCAAGCGAAGTGTCCAGGGCAAGCTGGCCAGTGCTACTCAGTCACAGACGGAATCTTACCTCAAGCCCCTCTTCAGGAAGCTGCGCAAGAAG ACTTTGCCCGCAGACATCAAAGAGTCCATCACAGACATTATCAAGTTCATGCTGCAGAGAGAATATGTGAAG GCCAATGATGCCTACCTACAGATGGCCATTGGCAACGCCCCCTGGCCCATCGGAGTGACCATGGTGGGCATCCACGCCCGTACGGGACGAGAGAAGATCTTCTCCAAACACGTGGCACACGTGCTGAACGACGAGACCCAGCGCAAGTacatccag GGAATGAAGAGGTTGATGACCATCTGCCAGAAGCATTTCTCCACAGACCCCTCTAAGTGTGTGGAGTACAAGGCCCTCTGA
- the prpf18 gene encoding pre-mRNA-splicing factor 18 isoform X1, producing MDILKAEIARKRKVMEEKHLVDDSKKYFKRADLARKEEEEYYKRCGYKVAIEKPAGQPEEKKEEAKPSSSTNPVLELELTEEKLPMSLSRQEVIRRLRERGEPVRLFGESDYEAFQRLRKIEILAPEVNKGLRNDLKAAMDKIDQQYLNEVVGGQEAGEVDTQHDLKVHEENTTIEELQALGESLGTGDDNGDQDVIHKVLRFLLGVWAKDLNSREDHVKRSVQGKLASATQSQTESYLKPLFRKLRKKTLPADIKESITDIIKFMLQREYVKANDAYLQMAIGNAPWPIGVTMVGIHARTGREKIFSKHVAHVLNDETQRKYIQGMKRLMTICQKHFSTDPSKCVEYKAL from the exons ATGGATATCCTTAAAGCCGAAATCGCAAGGAAGAGGAAGGTGATGGAAGAGAAACACCTTGTAGAT GATTCCAAAAAATACTTCAAGCGAGCTGATCTTGCacggaaggaggaggaagagtattACAAAAGATGTGGTTACAAG GTTGCTATTGAAAAGCCCGCGGGACAG CCagaggagaaaaaggaagagGCGAAGCCATCCAGTTCAACCAATCCCGTGCTCGAGCTGGAGCTGACGGAGGAGAAACTTCCGATGTCCCTCTCTCGACAGGAG GTGATCCGCCGGCTTCGGGAGCGTGGAGAGCCTGTCCGGCTGTTTGGCGAGTCCGACTATGAAGCCTTCCAGAGGCTGAGGAAAATTGAGATCCTCGCACCAGAAGTCAACAAG ggctTGAGGAATGACCTGAAGGCTGCCATGGACAAGATTGACCAGCAGTACCTCAATGAGGTTGTGGGAGGACAAGAGGCCGGTGAGGTCGACACACAGCACGACCTGAAAGTGCACGAAGAGAACACCACCATagaggaactgcag GCATTGGGAGAGTCCTTGGGCACTGGAGATGACAATGGTGACCAGGACGTCATTCACAAAGTCTTGAGG ttCTTGTTAGGTGTGTGGGCTAAGGACCTGAATTCAAGAGAGGATCATGTCAAGCGAAGTGTCCAGGGCAAGCTGGCCAGTGCTACTCAGTCACAGACGGAATCTTACCTCAAGCCCCTCTTCAGGAAGCTGCGCAAGAAG ACTTTGCCCGCAGACATCAAAGAGTCCATCACAGACATTATCAAGTTCATGCTGCAGAGAGAATATGTGAAG GCCAATGATGCCTACCTACAGATGGCCATTGGCAACGCCCCCTGGCCCATCGGAGTGACCATGGTGGGCATCCACGCCCGTACGGGACGAGAGAAGATCTTCTCCAAACACGTGGCACACGTGCTGAACGACGAGACCCAGCGCAAGTacatccag GGAATGAAGAGGTTGATGACCATCTGCCAGAAGCATTTCTCCACAGACCCCTCTAAGTGTGTGGAGTACAAGGCCCTCTGA